GAGCACCACGGCGTCCTCGATCGCCATGCCCGAGCCCTGGCCGAGACTGGTGAGCATCGGGTGCGCGGCGTCCCCCAGCAGGGTCACCGGACCCCGGCCCCAGCGCTCCAGGAACGCCCGGTCCCGGGAGGGCACGGCGATGATCGACTCCTCGGGGGTGGCCAGGATCGCCTGGCGCACCTCGTCGGCCCAGCCGGCGTAGGAGTGCAGGATCTCCGCCTTGCTTCCCTTCCAGTCGCGCGAGAGCTCGGCCGGCATGTTCTTGGTGCCCCACCAGTACAGCCGTCCGGCGCCCATGTCCACGAGCCCGAAGCGCTTGCCGCTGCCCCAGAAGTGGGTGACCGAGCCCGGTGTGAAACGCGGGTGCGAGAAAGGCACGACCGCGAGCCAGCAGATGTAGCCGCTGTCCTGGGAGTCCTCCGGACCCACCAGCTGCCCGCGCACCACGGAGTTGAAGCCGTCGGCCCCGATCAGCACGTCGCCCTCGGCGGTGGTGCCGTCGTCGAACGCGACCCGCACCCCGCCGCCCGGCACCCCTTCGGTCTCGAAGCGCGTGGCCGCGGCGCCGAAGTGCAGGGGGATGCCCTCCGCCGCCTCCAGCAGCGACTGCTGGAGGTCGGCCCGGGTGATGAGCACGCTGGGCACCCCCAGCCTGCCGATGATCTCCGGGAAGGGGAACTCCCTGATCAGCCGTCCCGAGGCCGTCTTGACGTGGTAGGAGCGCAGGGCTTCGCCGCGCTTCTCCAGGTCGATGCCGACGCCCAGCGAGTTCAGCGCGCCGACGGCGTTGCTCATCACCGAGAGGCCGGAGCCCGCGGCCCGCAACTCGCCCGCCCGCTCGTGGACCTCGACGTCGAGCCCCGCCTCGCGCAGGGCCACGGCGGCGGTGAGGCCGCCGATGCCCCCGCCGATCACGAGGGCCTTCTTGCGGTTCGTCATCTGTGCCATCTCACTGTCCGATCAGTTCGGTGACGACCCGGACCATGTGGGCCACGTACGGCTCCTCCATGATCGTGAGGTGGTCGCCGGGTACGTCCACGACGTCGAGCGCGCCGCTGGTGCGCTCGCGCCAGCCGTTGCTGGGGTCCG
This genomic window from Streptomyces sp. NBC_01351 contains:
- a CDS encoding NAD(P)/FAD-dependent oxidoreductase: MTNRKKALVIGGGIGGLTAAVALREAGLDVEVHERAGELRAAGSGLSVMSNAVGALNSLGVGIDLEKRGEALRSYHVKTASGRLIREFPFPEIIGRLGVPSVLITRADLQQSLLEAAEGIPLHFGAAATRFETEGVPGGGVRVAFDDGTTAEGDVLIGADGFNSVVRGQLVGPEDSQDSGYICWLAVVPFSHPRFTPGSVTHFWGSGKRFGLVDMGAGRLYWWGTKNMPAELSRDWKGSKAEILHSYAGWADEVRQAILATPEESIIAVPSRDRAFLERWGRGPVTLLGDAAHPMLTSLGQGSGMAIEDAVVLGRALKGATDLPRALRRYEDERRERTRGMVAASRGISSFEQSEDPLRRPVRDAYFRFMPQSRLTRTLEDALTFPGVAG